A region of Rhizorhabdus wittichii RW1 DNA encodes the following proteins:
- a CDS encoding Pyrrolo-quinoline quinone (PFAM: Pyrrolo-quinoline quinone), producing the protein MSVRHGSIPAARRAAPAVLPALCVIAAGAIMAVAPAGRARASDAPGPRSAYAVHCAACHGQDFQGGFGPALKGASFVAKWAPRMDRLAVHISETMPPSDPGSLPPDAYAGIVAAIARANDLDPAGGAKAGAAKAADASATEVRNLDQPEPNYDRYYEQVVRQRRETLAALRTVSDADLRAPAPGDWLHWRRSYDGAGASLLTQITAANASQLEVAWSLALPNGTNGITPLVHDGVMFVNSSGTVLAIDAASGDPLWTFSRPSPPGLPISQPRSMAIYGDRLYVPTSDNHMLALDMRSGKLLWDHLIASSSGTLMISAGPLAVRGKIIQGMAGCAGVGEPKGCFVVALDAETGKELWRFDTIATGEPDSWNGAPRAERFGASIWATATYDAEDDLILIGTGQTYHIAPLMRKPARAGTTNDALYTNSTLAFDPDTGRLVWFYQHMPREVWDFDWAFERQVIPLRTRTGERRVVATIGKIGILDLLDAKTGAYVGSVDMGFQNLVKAIDPRTGRKITDPALDPDPDRSRFICPFATGVRNWPSTAYDPGRRLIYVPFTLSCMHYSWRKGEGFDIAFGMTPPRADDGNLGGLAAIDPDGMKVKWVRRQRAPSAGSVLATAGGIVAYGARDRIFRVVDGRSGDTLWALKLDQVPSASPISFMAGGVQYLAVTTGGGSPNDVTARALTPEIDAPAGGVRLWAFRLKSDRRSPR; encoded by the coding sequence ATGAGCGTGCGTCACGGCTCCATCCCGGCCGCGCGGCGGGCTGCGCCGGCGGTCCTTCCCGCCCTGTGCGTGATCGCCGCCGGGGCGATCATGGCCGTCGCGCCGGCCGGCCGGGCGCGGGCGTCCGACGCGCCCGGGCCGCGATCGGCCTATGCGGTCCATTGCGCCGCCTGCCATGGCCAGGACTTCCAGGGCGGTTTCGGCCCGGCGCTGAAGGGCGCGTCCTTCGTCGCGAAATGGGCGCCGCGGATGGACCGGCTCGCCGTCCACATAAGCGAGACCATGCCGCCCAGCGATCCCGGCTCGCTGCCGCCGGACGCCTATGCCGGGATCGTCGCGGCGATCGCCCGCGCCAATGACCTCGATCCGGCGGGCGGTGCGAAGGCCGGCGCCGCGAAGGCCGCCGATGCCAGTGCGACCGAGGTTCGCAACCTCGACCAGCCCGAGCCGAATTACGATCGCTATTATGAGCAGGTGGTCCGGCAGCGCCGCGAGACGCTGGCCGCGCTGCGGACGGTGTCCGACGCCGATCTCCGCGCGCCCGCGCCCGGCGACTGGCTGCACTGGCGCCGCAGCTATGACGGCGCCGGCGCAAGCCTGTTGACGCAGATCACCGCCGCCAACGCATCCCAGCTCGAGGTCGCCTGGAGCCTGGCGTTGCCGAACGGCACCAACGGCATCACCCCGCTGGTCCATGACGGGGTGATGTTCGTCAACAGCTCCGGCACCGTCCTCGCGATCGACGCCGCCAGCGGCGATCCGTTGTGGACCTTCAGCCGCCCGTCGCCGCCCGGCCTGCCGATCAGCCAGCCGCGCAGCATGGCGATCTATGGCGACAGGCTCTACGTGCCGACCTCCGACAACCACATGCTCGCGCTCGACATGCGATCGGGCAAGCTGCTGTGGGACCATCTGATCGCCAGCAGCAGCGGCACGCTGATGATCAGCGCGGGGCCGCTGGCGGTGCGCGGCAAGATCATCCAGGGCATGGCCGGCTGCGCGGGCGTCGGCGAGCCGAAGGGCTGCTTCGTCGTCGCGCTCGATGCGGAGACCGGCAAGGAGCTGTGGCGCTTCGACACGATAGCGACCGGCGAGCCCGACAGTTGGAACGGTGCCCCGCGCGCCGAGCGGTTCGGCGCGTCGATCTGGGCCACCGCCACCTATGATGCGGAGGACGACCTGATCCTGATCGGGACCGGCCAGACCTATCATATCGCCCCGCTGATGCGGAAACCGGCCCGCGCGGGCACGACCAACGACGCGCTCTACACCAATTCGACGCTCGCCTTCGATCCCGACACGGGCCGGCTCGTCTGGTTCTACCAGCACATGCCGCGCGAGGTGTGGGACTTCGACTGGGCGTTCGAGCGGCAGGTCATCCCGCTGCGCACCCGGACCGGCGAGCGGCGCGTGGTGGCGACGATCGGCAAGATCGGAATCCTCGACCTGCTCGACGCGAAGACCGGCGCCTATGTCGGATCGGTCGACATGGGTTTCCAGAATCTGGTCAAGGCGATCGATCCCCGCACCGGCCGGAAGATCACCGATCCGGCGCTCGATCCCGATCCGGACCGGTCCAGGTTCATCTGCCCCTTCGCCACCGGGGTCAGGAACTGGCCGTCGACCGCCTATGATCCCGGCCGCAGGCTGATCTACGTGCCCTTCACCCTGTCGTGCATGCACTATTCCTGGCGGAAGGGCGAAGGCTTCGACATCGCGTTCGGGATGACGCCGCCCCGCGCCGACGACGGCAATCTGGGCGGCCTCGCCGCGATCGACCCCGACGGCATGAAGGTGAAATGGGTCCGCCGCCAGCGCGCGCCGTCGGCGGGCTCGGTGCTGGCGACGGCGGGCGGCATTGTCGCCTATGGTGCGCGCGATCGTATTTTCCGGGTGGTCGACGGCCGCTCGGGCGACACGCTCTGGGCGCTGAAGCTCGACCAGGTGCCGAGCGCGAGCCCGATCAGCTTCATGGCCGGGGGCGTCCAGTATCTCGCCGTCACCACCGGCGGCGGTAGCCCGAACGACGTCACCGCCCGCGCGCTCACCCCGGAGATCGACGCGCCCGCGGGCGGGGTGCGGCTGTGGGCGTTCAGGCTCAAATCCGACCGGAGATCGCCCCGATGA
- a CDS encoding glucose sorbosone dehydrogenase (PFAM: cytochrome c, class I; glucose sorbosone dehydrogenase): MTRPSSRPARSWGLLALLIGAAAVPALLSAQAVDEQAAVYGLDARSPVPLTSQIFEKSCAGCHGADMTGGIGPSLIDATWIHGGDDAAILKTIAEGVPDKGMPAFAASLAENERLGLLALIREKGTDYIKARTVESLPFPTGPQTSAHAAFRFETVVGEGRLDTPWSILFLSPDRMLVSERPGRLRIVTTGGEVGPPIANVPAIVHDFGQGGILGLARHPDYRRNGYLYLAYTDEMPDRFGEARKCAGRIYCFSTASQLKVIRFRLAGNAMVDRTTIWQAAPESYRLSPSFGGRLAFGSDGMLYITVGDRAYSAMEAQDIATPNGKIHRVADDGHVPPDNPFVGVPGADPTIWSFGHRNPQGLAVDPRSGRLWSSEHGPRGGDELNLIRRGGNYGWPLATFGMGYDGRPFDPAYPLGHSQAAIELTAPSRPIDRAGFIAPVVHWTPSIAVSSILFYSGTAFPAWRDSLLVTSLRQQKLLRLTIEHDAVTEQELLFERHGNVRDVAEAPDGSLYVAMNLPSQIIRMVPAMK, encoded by the coding sequence ATGACCCGTCCTTCCTCCCGGCCCGCCCGTTCCTGGGGCCTCCTCGCGCTGCTGATCGGGGCGGCGGCGGTTCCGGCGCTGCTGTCCGCGCAGGCGGTCGACGAGCAGGCGGCGGTCTACGGCCTCGACGCGCGATCGCCGGTGCCGCTGACCAGCCAGATCTTCGAGAAGAGCTGCGCGGGCTGCCACGGCGCCGACATGACCGGCGGGATCGGCCCCTCGCTGATCGATGCGACATGGATCCACGGCGGGGACGATGCCGCGATCCTGAAGACGATCGCGGAGGGCGTGCCCGACAAGGGGATGCCCGCTTTCGCCGCTTCGCTGGCCGAGAATGAGCGGCTCGGCCTGCTGGCGCTGATCCGCGAGAAGGGGACCGACTATATCAAGGCGCGGACGGTCGAATCGCTGCCTTTCCCGACCGGTCCGCAGACGAGCGCGCACGCCGCCTTCCGCTTCGAGACGGTGGTCGGCGAAGGGCGGCTCGACACGCCCTGGTCGATCCTGTTCCTGTCGCCGGACCGGATGCTCGTCAGCGAACGGCCGGGCCGGCTGCGCATCGTCACCACTGGCGGCGAGGTCGGCCCGCCGATCGCCAACGTCCCCGCCATCGTCCATGACTTCGGGCAGGGCGGGATATTGGGCCTGGCGCGGCATCCCGACTATCGGCGCAACGGCTATCTCTACCTCGCCTATACCGACGAGATGCCCGACCGGTTCGGCGAGGCGCGGAAATGCGCCGGGCGGATCTATTGCTTCTCCACCGCGTCGCAGCTCAAGGTGATCCGCTTCCGCCTCGCCGGCAACGCGATGGTGGACCGGACGACGATCTGGCAGGCCGCGCCCGAAAGCTATCGTCTCTCGCCGAGCTTCGGCGGCCGGCTCGCCTTCGGCAGCGACGGGATGCTCTACATCACGGTCGGCGACCGGGCCTATTCGGCGATGGAGGCGCAGGACATCGCCACCCCCAACGGCAAGATCCATCGCGTCGCCGACGACGGCCATGTTCCGCCGGACAATCCGTTCGTCGGCGTGCCGGGCGCCGATCCGACGATCTGGAGCTTCGGCCATCGCAATCCCCAGGGCCTCGCCGTCGATCCGCGCAGCGGCCGGCTCTGGTCGTCCGAACATGGCCCGCGCGGCGGCGACGAGCTCAACCTGATCCGGCGCGGCGGCAATTATGGCTGGCCGCTCGCGACCTTCGGCATGGGCTATGACGGGCGTCCGTTCGACCCGGCCTATCCGCTCGGCCATTCGCAAGCGGCGATCGAACTGACCGCGCCGTCGCGCCCGATCGACCGTGCCGGCTTCATCGCCCCGGTCGTTCACTGGACGCCGTCGATCGCGGTATCGTCGATCCTCTTCTATTCCGGCACGGCATTCCCCGCCTGGCGCGACAGCCTGCTCGTCACCTCGCTTCGCCAGCAGAAGCTGCTGCGCCTGACGATCGAGCATGATGCGGTGACCGAACAGGAACTGCTCTTCGAACGGCACGGCAACGTCCGCGACGTTGCCGAGGCGCCGGACGGAAGCCTCTATGTCGCGATGAACCTCCCGTCACAGATCATCCGCATGGTCCCCGCGATGAAGTGA
- a CDS encoding Alcohol dehydrogenase GroES domain protein (PFAM: Alcohol dehydrogenase, zinc-binding domain protein; Alcohol dehydrogenase GroES domain protein), with protein MEDFMKALIHLGPGRIGYESVPDPILPDRQGALVRTTMCGLCGSDLHLYHGAPAHGSYCIGHEAVGEVVEVGSEVRDFRVGDRVLLPAILGCGRCDPCRAGDVYLCRTQSAPMIYGQGFPGIGGSQAEAVAVPNADRNLWRLPPGLSDEVGIMLTDNLATAWFCARRARVRPGDVVAVIGLGPVGQQAVMAAKAMGAERVLGIDLLRSRRAAAALLGAEPIEAADVVQAAIELTGGDGPDVVLDANGSAVTIGLAIGMVRKGGRVSVVGLSESPQIDFPIIGSMLKNLDFHIGVCSVQAELPALFGAIEAGRIDTGALEALVTHRMGLSEGAEGYARFDAREGGIGKVVFDPTR; from the coding sequence TTGGAGGATTTCATGAAGGCGCTCATCCATCTGGGGCCGGGGCGGATCGGCTATGAATCGGTTCCCGATCCGATCCTGCCCGACCGGCAGGGCGCGCTCGTCAGGACGACGATGTGCGGCCTGTGCGGCAGCGACCTGCACCTCTATCATGGCGCGCCCGCGCATGGTTCCTACTGCATCGGCCACGAGGCGGTCGGCGAGGTGGTCGAGGTCGGATCGGAGGTGCGCGACTTCCGGGTCGGCGACCGTGTCCTGCTCCCCGCCATATTGGGGTGCGGACGGTGCGATCCTTGCCGGGCGGGCGACGTCTATCTGTGCCGGACGCAGAGCGCCCCGATGATCTACGGGCAGGGTTTCCCGGGCATCGGCGGCAGCCAGGCCGAGGCCGTGGCGGTGCCCAATGCCGACCGCAACCTGTGGCGGCTGCCGCCGGGCCTGTCGGACGAGGTCGGGATCATGCTGACCGACAATCTGGCGACCGCCTGGTTCTGCGCCCGCCGCGCGCGGGTCCGGCCCGGCGACGTCGTCGCGGTGATCGGCCTGGGGCCGGTCGGCCAGCAGGCGGTGATGGCGGCGAAGGCGATGGGCGCCGAGCGCGTCCTGGGCATCGACCTGTTGCGGAGCCGGCGGGCGGCGGCGGCCCTGCTGGGCGCGGAGCCGATCGAGGCGGCGGACGTGGTGCAGGCGGCGATCGAGCTGACCGGCGGCGACGGCCCGGATGTCGTGCTGGATGCGAACGGAAGCGCCGTCACGATCGGCCTTGCGATCGGCATGGTCCGCAAGGGCGGGCGGGTGTCCGTCGTCGGGCTGAGCGAAAGCCCGCAGATCGATTTTCCGATCATCGGCAGCATGCTCAAGAATCTCGATTTCCATATCGGCGTCTGTTCGGTCCAGGCCGAATTGCCCGCGCTGTTCGGCGCGATCGAGGCGGGCCGGATCGACACCGGCGCGCTCGAGGCGCTGGTGACGCATCGCATGGGATTGTCCGAAGGCGCCGAGGGCTATGCCCGGTTCGATGCGCGCGAAGGCGGCATCGGCAAGGTGGTCTTCGATCCGACGCGATGA
- a CDS encoding Dipeptidyl aminopeptidase/acylaminoacyl-peptidase-like protein, with protein MSATLSIQTDLVYATTPAGELRGDLYRPAGDGRFPLLIAVPGGAWRVCNRAKWRDWGEYLAGRGYALFAIDYRTATPQRTAFPEAPCDLLAAIRHARGNASTLSVDPDRIGLFGASAGAHLAALAALAPEHRAFEASKSLNGFGSIAAHVKVLVGAYGIYDLFRHWQDDLALNPPPDGNVVRNLLGCDPFDNQQRYVDASPLRQISYAANKVSALIAWGGDDEFVNPAQSEIFVRALQQARFNVRTHKAVGASHFWVNHALSDPLGHSARFAPVLAEFLDSFL; from the coding sequence ATGTCCGCCACCCTCTCGATCCAGACCGATCTCGTTTACGCCACCACCCCGGCGGGAGAATTGCGGGGCGATCTCTATCGCCCAGCGGGAGACGGTCGCTTTCCGCTGCTGATCGCGGTGCCCGGCGGCGCGTGGCGGGTTTGCAATCGCGCGAAATGGCGGGATTGGGGTGAATATCTCGCCGGGCGGGGCTATGCGCTGTTCGCCATCGATTACCGGACGGCCACCCCGCAGAGGACGGCCTTCCCCGAAGCGCCCTGCGATCTCCTCGCCGCCATTCGCCATGCGCGCGGCAATGCCTCGACGCTGTCGGTCGATCCCGACCGGATAGGCCTGTTCGGTGCCTCGGCCGGCGCGCATCTTGCCGCATTGGCGGCACTGGCACCCGAGCATCGAGCCTTCGAGGCATCGAAGAGCCTCAACGGCTTCGGCTCGATTGCCGCGCATGTGAAGGTCTTGGTGGGGGCCTACGGAATCTACGATCTGTTCCGCCACTGGCAGGATGACCTGGCGCTCAACCCGCCGCCGGACGGCAATGTCGTGCGAAACCTGCTGGGTTGCGACCCCTTCGACAATCAACAGCGCTATGTCGATGCATCCCCGCTGCGCCAGATCAGCTACGCCGCGAACAAGGTCTCCGCCCTGATCGCTTGGGGCGGAGACGATGAATTCGTGAACCCGGCGCAGTCGGAGATTTTCGTTCGCGCGCTGCAACAGGCCCGATTCAACGTCCGCACCCACAAGGCCGTGGGGGCATCGCATTTCTGGGTCAACCACGCCTTGTCCGACCCGCTGGGCCACAGCGCGCGCTTCGCACCCGTGCTTGCTGAGTTTCTCGATTCCTTCCTGTGA
- a CDS encoding TonB-dependent receptor (PFAM: TonB-dependent receptor; TonB-dependent receptor, plug), giving the protein MRTSVLFCTVSLVTLSFSAAALAQAEPRAEAVQPTSDDAHADRPELGDIVVTAQKREQSLANVGMTIQAASAATLSDRGVQGPADLVKIVPGFTYTEGIYATPVYTLRGIGLFESAFGGAPAVAIYTDEVPRNVPIMSGALDLDLERVEVLKGPQGTLFGQSATGGAINYIVAKPTDHFEAGGDLGYERFGKMSASGFVSGPLTDSFKARLAVGAVQGGAWQRSISRPDDENGATRRLQGRLSIDWKPVDRLRVQASLTGVRDRSDPIASQYAGTNFNIYSASALAAANADPATANPYGYVDEARYAGITTPGSPNYDASFLGRQALIVARMNGVAPIPSIPDLAEGSRELLGTPLATNARQAEWTPGFLRRNHNDYYQGIVRADYDLTDDIALTSLSALAKQKMNYVADLDATAARGIDSILTGNVRSFNQELRLAGKTDALHWIAGATYDNIRASQGFLYDFAHGTLNAPVGLPIEYTQGDIRTSQKTYAAFGNVEYEVAGNLTVQAGLRYTKNKLTGSYCYFEPSFVTTPNFTTTFGLLSDVLRGLPPFTTQVRQGDCLPLGDGQNGTTLNAPQISRLNLKLNQDNWSFHLGANYKFDQGTLIYATIKQGYKAGLFSAIGATVTDEYDPAVQEKVIAYEAGFKAPLLNGRLRVNGAAFYYDYTNKQVRARLLVPIFGLLEKLVNVPKSYVWGLEGELFAEPVDGLTLNGSATYLKSRVSGTFRTTADGLPVYNNQGYTGDFKGSALPFTPKFSANADVQYEWTAGGLKPFVGAGIRYQGGSNATFENRILLAGDFRIPGYETVDVRLGLGAEDDSWKLTAFGRNVFNKYYVVARNIGLDTNFQTAGAPATYGVMLRVRIR; this is encoded by the coding sequence ATGCGGACATCGGTATTATTCTGTACAGTGTCTCTCGTCACGCTGTCCTTTTCGGCCGCCGCCTTGGCCCAGGCCGAGCCCAGGGCCGAGGCCGTGCAGCCGACCTCCGACGACGCCCATGCCGACAGGCCCGAACTGGGCGACATCGTCGTCACCGCCCAGAAGCGCGAGCAGTCGCTGGCCAATGTCGGCATGACCATCCAGGCGGCGAGCGCGGCGACGCTCAGCGACCGCGGCGTCCAGGGGCCCGCCGATCTCGTCAAGATCGTGCCGGGCTTCACCTATACCGAGGGCATCTACGCGACCCCGGTCTATACGCTGCGCGGGATCGGCCTGTTCGAATCCGCCTTCGGCGGCGCCCCTGCGGTCGCCATCTACACCGACGAGGTGCCCCGCAACGTCCCGATCATGTCGGGCGCGCTCGATCTCGACCTCGAGCGGGTCGAGGTGCTGAAGGGACCGCAGGGCACCTTGTTCGGGCAGAGCGCGACCGGCGGCGCGATCAACTATATCGTCGCCAAGCCGACCGACCATTTCGAAGCCGGCGGCGATCTGGGCTATGAACGCTTCGGCAAGATGAGCGCGAGCGGCTTCGTCAGCGGCCCGCTGACCGACAGCTTCAAGGCCAGGCTGGCGGTCGGCGCGGTCCAGGGCGGCGCCTGGCAACGCAGCATCTCCCGGCCCGACGACGAGAATGGCGCCACCCGCAGGCTCCAGGGCCGCCTCTCGATCGACTGGAAGCCGGTCGACCGGCTGCGGGTGCAGGCGAGCCTGACCGGCGTCCGCGATCGTTCCGATCCGATCGCGTCGCAATATGCCGGCACCAATTTCAACATCTACAGCGCCTCCGCGCTGGCGGCGGCCAATGCCGACCCGGCGACGGCCAACCCCTATGGCTATGTCGACGAGGCGCGCTATGCCGGGATCACCACCCCGGGCTCGCCGAACTATGACGCGAGCTTCCTGGGCCGCCAGGCGCTGATCGTCGCGCGGATGAACGGCGTTGCTCCCATCCCGTCGATCCCCGATCTGGCGGAGGGCTCGCGCGAGCTGCTGGGCACGCCGCTCGCCACCAATGCGCGCCAGGCGGAATGGACGCCGGGCTTCCTGCGGCGCAACCATAACGACTATTATCAGGGGATCGTCCGGGCGGACTATGACCTGACCGACGATATCGCGCTCACCTCGCTCTCGGCGCTCGCCAAGCAGAAGATGAACTATGTGGCCGATCTCGATGCGACCGCCGCGCGCGGCATTGATTCGATCCTGACCGGCAATGTCCGCAGCTTCAACCAGGAGCTGAGGCTGGCCGGCAAGACCGACGCCCTCCACTGGATCGCCGGCGCCACCTACGACAATATCCGGGCGTCGCAGGGTTTCCTCTACGATTTCGCCCATGGCACGCTCAATGCGCCGGTCGGCCTGCCGATCGAATATACTCAGGGCGACATCCGCACCTCGCAGAAGACCTATGCCGCCTTCGGCAATGTCGAATATGAGGTGGCCGGCAACCTGACCGTGCAGGCCGGCCTTCGCTATACGAAGAACAAGCTGACCGGGTCCTATTGCTATTTCGAGCCGTCCTTCGTCACCACGCCCAATTTCACCACGACCTTCGGCCTGTTGTCCGACGTGCTGCGCGGGTTGCCGCCCTTCACGACGCAGGTCCGGCAGGGCGACTGCCTCCCGCTCGGCGACGGCCAGAACGGCACGACCCTGAACGCCCCGCAGATTTCGCGCCTCAACCTGAAGCTGAACCAGGACAACTGGTCGTTCCACCTCGGCGCCAACTACAAGTTCGACCAGGGCACGCTGATCTATGCGACGATCAAGCAGGGCTACAAGGCCGGCCTGTTCTCGGCGATCGGCGCGACCGTGACCGACGAATATGACCCCGCCGTCCAGGAAAAGGTGATCGCCTATGAAGCCGGCTTCAAGGCGCCGCTGCTGAACGGGCGCCTGCGCGTCAACGGCGCGGCCTTCTATTACGACTATACCAACAAGCAGGTCCGCGCCCGGCTGCTGGTGCCGATCTTCGGCCTGCTCGAAAAGCTGGTCAACGTTCCCAAATCCTATGTCTGGGGCCTGGAGGGCGAGCTGTTCGCCGAGCCGGTCGACGGCCTGACCCTCAACGGCAGCGCGACCTATCTGAAGTCCAGGGTGTCCGGCACCTTCCGGACCACGGCGGACGGCCTGCCGGTCTACAACAACCAGGGCTATACCGGCGACTTCAAGGGATCGGCGCTGCCGTTCACGCCGAAGTTCAGCGCCAATGCCGACGTCCAGTATGAATGGACGGCGGGCGGCCTGAAGCCGTTCGTCGGCGCCGGCATCCGCTATCAGGGCGGATCGAACGCGACCTTCGAGAACCGCATCCTGCTGGCCGGCGATTTCAGGATCCCCGGCTATGAGACGGTCGACGTCCGGCTGGGCCTGGGCGCCGAGGACGACAGCTGGAAGCTGACCGCTTTCGGCCGGAACGTCTTCAACAAATATTATGTCGTCGCGAGGAATATCGGGCTCGATACCAACTTCCAGACGGCGGGCGCCCCGGCGACCTATGGCGTGATGCTGCGGGTTCGCATTCGGTGA
- a CDS encoding monooxygenase, FAD-binding (PFAM: monooxygenase, FAD-binding; FAD dependent oxidoreductase) produces MTASQSGRVRNIERIGIEVDMTEDDATSPIAGKKIAIVGAGPSGLTLARLLQMRGGSVTVYDLDPSLAARNQGGSLDLHEASGQLALKKAGLLDLFHAAARPEGQATRVLDHHGKIYVDLRPSDETSTRPEIDRGTLQSILFDSLEPGTVKWGRRLLSVERNEGGGLCLRFADDTTEQADLVFGSDGAWSRVRPMVSPDKPRYSDITFIEGRISAADTDWPDISRLVGEGAIMVTGDNRAILAQRNSDGHIRLYACLRETEEWIARQAFDFTDPASVRTKLLAHYAGWSPEMLQMLTASDDQFVLRPIYTHEPTQHWTPQPDVTLTGDAAHVMPPFTGKGVNLAMQDALELADALTGGEHADVASALRAYESGMLARMEKEIRLVLHDQDIFVSPIAPQGVIELFEARLRGEG; encoded by the coding sequence ATGACCGCTTCGCAAAGCGGCCGAGTGCGCAATATTGAACGGATCGGAATCGAGGTGGATATGACTGAAGATGATGCGACATCCCCGATCGCGGGAAAGAAGATCGCGATCGTCGGCGCCGGCCCGTCCGGACTCACGCTGGCCAGGTTGCTGCAGATGCGGGGCGGATCGGTGACCGTCTACGATCTCGATCCCTCGCTGGCAGCACGCAACCAGGGCGGATCGCTGGACTTGCATGAGGCGTCCGGCCAGCTCGCCTTGAAGAAGGCTGGCCTGCTGGACCTGTTTCACGCGGCCGCGCGCCCCGAGGGCCAGGCAACCCGCGTCCTCGACCATCACGGCAAGATCTACGTCGACCTGCGGCCGTCCGACGAGACCTCGACTCGTCCGGAAATCGACCGCGGCACCTTGCAATCGATCCTTTTCGATTCGCTGGAGCCCGGCACGGTGAAATGGGGGCGCCGCCTGCTGTCAGTGGAGCGAAACGAGGGAGGCGGGCTTTGCCTGCGCTTTGCAGACGACACGACCGAACAGGCCGATCTCGTCTTCGGCAGCGACGGCGCCTGGTCGCGGGTGCGCCCGATGGTGTCCCCCGACAAGCCGCGCTATTCCGACATCACCTTCATCGAAGGGCGGATTTCCGCGGCCGATACCGATTGGCCCGATATCTCCCGCCTCGTCGGCGAGGGAGCCATCATGGTCACCGGCGACAACCGCGCGATCCTGGCGCAGCGCAATTCGGACGGGCATATCCGCCTCTATGCCTGCCTGCGCGAGACGGAGGAGTGGATTGCCCGCCAGGCGTTCGATTTCACGGATCCCGCGTCGGTCCGCACGAAGCTGCTTGCCCATTATGCGGGCTGGTCGCCCGAGATGTTGCAGATGCTGACCGCATCCGACGATCAATTCGTCCTGCGCCCGATCTACACCCATGAACCCACGCAGCACTGGACGCCGCAACCCGACGTCACGTTGACGGGAGATGCCGCCCATGTGATGCCGCCTTTCACCGGGAAGGGCGTCAACCTTGCCATGCAGGACGCCCTCGAGCTTGCCGACGCATTGACCGGCGGCGAGCATGCCGACGTCGCCTCGGCGCTCCGCGCATATGAAAGCGGCATGCTGGCACGGATGGAAAAGGAAATCCGATTGGTGCTGCACGACCAGGACATATTCGTTTCGCCCATTGCCCCCCAGGGCGTGATCGAACTGTTCGAGGCGCGGCTGAGAGGGGAAGGCTGA
- a CDS encoding Glutathione S-transferase, N-terminal domain (PFAM: Glutathione S-transferase, N-terminal domain; Glutathione S-transferase, C-terminal domain), with product MKLHTNRTGANCRRVAIYLAEKGLAIEAVHLDLSSGELKTPAFRAINPAGLVPVLELDDGSYLPESTAIIEYLEELHPEPCLIGTTPRHRAHVRAIERIASDLGVLTIAAMQHTHPYFAARLKQEPSVGAALQGLVDQHLTTLERHIGDFPFLAGERLTIADIVLFPLFQTCRERMGIPFGAEQPRLSAWYDRFAKRPSAQY from the coding sequence ATGAAACTCCATACCAACCGGACGGGTGCCAATTGTCGACGCGTGGCGATCTATCTCGCCGAAAAAGGACTGGCGATCGAAGCCGTCCATCTCGATCTCTCCTCCGGTGAATTGAAGACGCCCGCCTTCCGGGCCATCAATCCCGCCGGCCTCGTACCGGTCCTCGAACTCGACGACGGCAGCTATCTTCCCGAATCCACCGCGATCATCGAATATCTCGAGGAACTTCATCCCGAACCCTGCCTGATCGGCACGACGCCGCGACACCGCGCCCATGTCCGCGCGATCGAACGGATCGCCAGCGACCTGGGCGTCCTCACCATCGCGGCGATGCAGCACACCCACCCCTATTTCGCCGCGCGCCTGAAGCAGGAACCCAGCGTCGGCGCCGCGCTGCAAGGCTTGGTCGACCAGCACCTGACGACCCTCGAACGGCATATCGGCGATTTCCCGTTCCTCGCCGGAGAACGGCTGACGATCGCGGACATCGTGCTGTTTCCGCTGTTCCAGACCTGCCGGGAACGCATGGGCATTCCCTTCGGCGCCGAGCAGCCCCGGCTTTCGGCCTGGTATGACCGCTTCGCAAAGCGGCCGAGTGCGCAATATTGA